The following are encoded together in the Proteiniphilum saccharofermentans genome:
- a CDS encoding Crp/Fnr family transcriptional regulator: protein MKKLTTIILNELKEFNHFFKEQEIPAKTILLHEGQISKTMFFIEKGCLRTWINNDGKEITTQFFFEGDGVSSIESFRTNQPSLYSIESLEPCILKTLSQKDFQIILESSPELRKKLEDHLFRRLFQSQQLLHSFLKNKPKKRYEELIKQHPLIIQRVPQHYIASYLGITPVSLSRIRNRQ from the coding sequence ATGAAGAAATTGACGACTATAATATTGAATGAATTGAAAGAATTCAACCATTTCTTTAAAGAGCAGGAAATTCCAGCCAAGACTATCCTTCTACATGAAGGACAAATCTCAAAAACAATGTTTTTTATTGAAAAAGGTTGTTTGCGGACTTGGATAAATAATGACGGTAAAGAAATTACAACTCAATTTTTCTTCGAAGGAGACGGGGTTTCTTCAATTGAGAGTTTTAGGACAAATCAACCGAGTTTATACAGTATCGAAAGTTTAGAACCTTGTATTTTAAAAACTTTATCACAAAAGGATTTTCAGATTATTTTGGAGAGTTCCCCTGAATTAAGAAAGAAATTAGAAGACCACTTATTCAGACGGCTTTTTCAATCTCAACAACTTTTACATTCATTTCTAAAAAACAAACCAAAAAAACGATACGAAGAGTTAATAAAACAACATCCTCTTATTATTCAGCGAGTTCCGCAACATTATATTGCTTCCTATTTAGGCATTACACCTGTTTCACTAAGCAGAATACGAAACAGACAATAA
- the istA gene encoding IS21 family transposase translates to MKTQIHDLRKVRMWYEVKELSSNPGNSDSKIAKKLGIDRRTVSRYKKMSEDEFHEFSMKQRVYELVLSPYYPDVLSLLSIDNGLPAAVIEDRLKEKYADLPKVNSKTVYNFVQHVRRQEKIPVPEKIRQTEALEEFAYGSQAQVDFGTAQMRRLDGSRRRVYFFALVLSRSRYKYVFFQTTPFTGKTAVQAHEQAFKYIEGIPGKLLYDQDSVFLKSENLGDYLLADDFRRYRDERGISVEFCRKADPQSKGRVENVVGYVKNNFLRARTFHDIDRLNEEVLSWLERKANGTKHATTKRLPHDVWLIEKEHLSFFRPSPAIPRDEIPTYTVRKDNTISYKGNFYRVPYGTYNGKGPEVLLKVKDGTLSLSNRQGILLAEHPVSLEKGKVRGDTQV, encoded by the coding sequence ATGAAGACTCAGATACATGACCTTAGAAAGGTACGTATGTGGTACGAAGTTAAAGAACTTTCCAGTAATCCGGGCAATTCGGATAGTAAAATTGCAAAAAAGTTGGGTATTGATCGCAGAACAGTTTCCAGGTACAAGAAGATGAGTGAAGATGAGTTTCATGAGTTTTCAATGAAACAACGTGTATACGAACTTGTTTTGTCGCCATATTACCCGGACGTTCTTTCCTTATTGAGTATAGACAATGGTTTGCCGGCGGCAGTGATAGAAGACCGGCTGAAGGAGAAATACGCCGACTTGCCGAAGGTGAACAGCAAGACTGTATACAACTTTGTCCAGCACGTGCGGCGTCAGGAGAAGATCCCTGTACCGGAGAAGATCCGCCAGACGGAAGCCCTGGAAGAGTTTGCATATGGCAGCCAGGCGCAGGTTGACTTCGGTACAGCACAGATGCGACGTTTGGACGGCAGTAGGCGCAGGGTTTATTTTTTTGCCCTTGTCCTGTCACGCAGTCGCTACAAATATGTGTTTTTCCAAACAACTCCCTTCACCGGGAAAACAGCCGTCCAGGCTCACGAGCAGGCCTTCAAGTATATAGAGGGTATCCCCGGGAAGCTTCTCTATGATCAGGACTCGGTGTTTCTGAAAAGTGAGAACCTTGGCGATTATCTCCTGGCTGATGATTTTCGTCGCTACAGGGATGAACGCGGTATCAGCGTTGAGTTCTGCCGCAAGGCCGATCCCCAGAGCAAAGGCCGGGTCGAGAACGTGGTAGGATACGTGAAAAACAACTTTCTTCGCGCGCGTACCTTTCACGATATAGATCGCCTCAACGAGGAAGTCCTGAGCTGGTTGGAGCGCAAGGCGAACGGCACCAAACATGCCACGACGAAGCGCCTGCCCCATGACGTGTGGTTGATTGAAAAGGAGCATCTCTCCTTTTTTCGCCCCTCACCGGCAATCCCCCGGGATGAGATTCCCACCTACACGGTGAGAAAAGATAACACAATCAGTTACAAGGGGAACTTCTACAGGGTCCCATATGGCACCTATAACGGGAAGGGACCGGAGGTATTACTCAAGGTCAAGGATGGCACCCTTTCGCTTTCCAACCGGCAAGGCATCCTTCTGGCCGAGCACCCCGTCAGTCTTGAAAAAGGCAAGGTAAGAGGAGATACACAAGTATAA
- a CDS encoding helix-turn-helix domain-containing protein yields MNSFGEYLRNRREQLGLPLRKVAAELDIDTSILSKIERSERAATKEMLPTLAKTLQVQEKEIEIEFIKAFILSDLGELKFLKSGLEETLNTIKSRK; encoded by the coding sequence ATGAATTCTTTTGGAGAATATTTGAGAAACAGGCGAGAACAACTGGGACTTCCATTAAGGAAAGTTGCAGCCGAACTCGACATTGACACTTCCATTCTAAGCAAAATTGAAAGAAGTGAACGTGCAGCGACAAAAGAAATGCTGCCGACACTGGCTAAGACTTTGCAAGTGCAAGAGAAAGAAATAGAAATTGAATTTATCAAAGCATTTATCTTATCGGACTTAGGAGAATTAAAATTTTTGAAAAGCGGCTTGGAAGAAACGCTGAACACCATTAAAAGCCGCAAGTAA
- a CDS encoding NAD(P)H-dependent oxidoreductase, giving the protein MRTVIVFNHPYEGSYCNAILNAVTKGLQKAGHEVDLMHLDNDRFNPVMTQYDLQAFVAHQPIDPQVIDYNERLKKADHLIFIFPIWWDIMPATTKGFIDRVLFPGVVYDHHPRGFGLVPLLKKMRSVTIITTMNKPQIMYSLLIGNLIRKVMLRSVFKTMGYKRLKWISFTSVKSVSQDKRKNWLSNLETRFSSFN; this is encoded by the coding sequence ATGAGAACCGTAATAGTATTCAATCATCCCTACGAGGGAAGTTATTGCAACGCAATCCTAAACGCAGTAACAAAAGGACTTCAAAAGGCTGGTCACGAAGTGGATCTTATGCACCTTGACAATGACAGGTTTAATCCCGTAATGACACAATACGACTTACAAGCTTTCGTTGCACATCAACCCATCGACCCACAGGTAATTGATTACAACGAGCGTTTAAAAAAAGCTGACCACTTAATTTTCATTTTTCCTATTTGGTGGGATATTATGCCTGCAACTACCAAAGGTTTTATAGACCGTGTACTATTCCCTGGCGTGGTATATGACCATCATCCCCGAGGCTTCGGCTTAGTGCCACTTTTAAAAAAAATGAGAAGTGTAACAATTATCACTACAATGAATAAGCCCCAAATAATGTATTCCTTACTAATAGGTAATTTGATTAGAAAAGTGATGTTACGAAGCGTTTTTAAGACAATGGGATATAAGCGACTGAAATGGATTAGTTTTACTTCTGTTAAATCTGTAAGTCAAGATAAAAGGAAAAATTGGCTTAGCAACCTTGAAACACGATTTTCGTCATTCAATTAA
- a CDS encoding phospholipase D-like domain-containing protein, whose translation MKISPYAIEKIAPFIVSNLTGREIVNLFNNYGIRDIYDELGLPDIGKRNGQRPSKTEYVKKRLSELNDSNNLRELLNKVVNDNPEIVDNLTEILDPESFGIENLNGNLKVQGGIVHNAQPVFNEAHFQDIQNRILKALDAAEVSIIVVMAWFTNNVLFEKLVEKHQQGLDVKLAIYYDGINKKHGVDITQLPHVKIKKGQRGGLMHNKFCVVDNQIVITGSYNWSDNAEFRNDENITVENDPKQATKYSIEYRRLTK comes from the coding sequence ATGAAAATATCACCTTACGCTATTGAAAAAATAGCTCCATTCATTGTAAGTAACTTAACCGGGCGAGAGATTGTGAACCTATTCAATAATTATGGAATAAGGGATATTTACGATGAACTAGGATTACCAGATATAGGAAAAAGAAATGGACAGAGACCATCAAAAACAGAATATGTTAAAAAGAGATTGTCTGAGCTAAATGACAGCAACAATTTAAGAGAACTATTGAATAAAGTTGTGAATGACAATCCTGAAATAGTGGACAATTTGACTGAAATACTTGATCCAGAAAGCTTTGGAATCGAAAATTTGAACGGAAATCTAAAAGTGCAGGGAGGAATAGTTCATAACGCACAACCAGTATTTAATGAAGCTCATTTTCAAGATATTCAAAATAGAATATTAAAAGCTCTTGATGCCGCAGAAGTTTCAATAATAGTTGTAATGGCTTGGTTTACAAATAACGTTCTATTTGAAAAATTGGTTGAAAAACACCAACAAGGTCTTGATGTGAAGCTTGCAATTTATTATGACGGAATAAACAAAAAACACGGGGTGGATATTACACAATTACCACATGTTAAAATAAAAAAAGGACAACGAGGCGGACTAATGCATAATAAATTCTGTGTAGTTGACAATCAAATTGTAATTACAGGTTCTTATAACTGGTCTGATAATGCTGAATTTCGAAATGATGAAAATATAACCGTTGAGAACGATCCAAAACAAGCAACTAAGTATTCAATAGAATATAGGAGATTAACGAAGTAA
- a CDS encoding DUF4405 domain-containing protein, with translation MKLSRSFITPLITIIFLAVALSGLLMFFHIFDGYTEVVHEILGVFFVVFSVLHVILNWKALKIHFKKRVFILSTIVVAVISILLVIQQQKSPKFDTILIERITNAPIEDVLKVLQVDSIVVVKRLEANGISFIEGASMEEIWINNKVNPKKLFDLIME, from the coding sequence ATGAAGTTGAGCAGAAGTTTTATCACCCCATTAATAACTATAATTTTCCTAGCTGTTGCCCTCTCAGGTTTACTAATGTTTTTTCATATATTTGATGGATATACAGAGGTTGTACATGAAATTCTGGGTGTTTTCTTTGTCGTGTTTTCAGTATTACATGTCATACTCAACTGGAAAGCCTTGAAAATTCATTTCAAAAAGCGTGTTTTTATTCTATCGACAATAGTTGTTGCTGTTATATCAATTTTATTAGTCATTCAGCAACAAAAGAGTCCAAAATTTGACACCATCCTTATTGAAAGAATAACTAATGCTCCAATTGAGGATGTTCTAAAAGTATTACAGGTTGATTCTATTGTAGTTGTCAAAAGGCTGGAAGCAAACGGAATTTCCTTTATAGAAGGGGCGTCGATGGAAGAAATCTGGATTAACAATAAAGTAAACCCCAAAAAATTATTTGATTTGATAATGGAATAA
- a CDS encoding mobilome CxxCx(11)CxxC protein, producing METEQQKIDKLRQECWNGALHTFGKGYIFDNRSKKYGRWVNLLKASGIVVPTAIGGTALAYGYNSDYLALAISLAVPLTIAQLIISVFAVVFKWDDEFAYSIEASQQYSVLADNFKKLGQFPPSTFDELEKEYNIENTKHKSRIEQDSKHYLKEWELRKGMRYALREFKRECYGCEEVPKSMKSTDCDICGQFKWYNLK from the coding sequence ATGGAGACAGAACAACAAAAAATAGACAAACTAAGACAAGAATGCTGGAATGGTGCTTTACATACGTTCGGCAAAGGCTACATTTTTGACAACAGATCTAAGAAATATGGGAGGTGGGTAAACCTATTGAAAGCTTCAGGAATTGTTGTCCCAACAGCAATTGGTGGAACTGCTCTCGCCTATGGGTATAACTCGGATTATTTAGCTTTAGCAATTTCTTTAGCCGTACCATTGACGATTGCCCAGTTAATTATCTCAGTTTTTGCAGTAGTTTTTAAATGGGATGATGAATTTGCTTATTCAATTGAAGCTTCTCAGCAATACAGCGTTTTAGCGGACAACTTTAAAAAATTGGGACAGTTCCCTCCCAGCACATTCGATGAACTTGAAAAAGAGTACAACATTGAGAACACAAAACATAAGTCAAGAATAGAGCAAGACTCTAAGCATTACCTCAAGGAGTGGGAATTAAGAAAAGGAATGCGATATGCACTAAGAGAATTTAAACGAGAGTGTTACGGTTGTGAAGAAGTCCCTAAATCAATGAAATCCACGGACTGCGACATTTGCGGGCAATTTAAATGGTATAACTTAAAATAA
- the clpB gene encoding ATP-dependent chaperone ClpB: MNFNNFTIKAQEAVQKAIELAQGNNQQMIEPAHLLKGVMLVGENITSFLFQKLGVNPQNLERVLDKEIESFPRVSGGDPMLSRETNAVFQKANDFTSKMGDQFVSLEHLLLAILDEKNSASQMMKDAGISLNQLQAAIQDLRKGQKVTSQSAEDTYQSLGKYAVNLTERARNGKLDPVIGRDEEIRRVLQILSRRTKNNPILIGEPGTGKTAIAEGLAYRIVRGDVPENLKSKQIYSLDMGALIAGAKYKGEFEERLKSVINEVVKSDGEIILFIDEIHTLVGAGKSEGAMDAANILKPALARGELRAIGATTLDEYQKYFEKDKALERRFQTVMVDEPSESDTISILRGLKERYENHHKVRIKDEAIIAAVQLSSRYITDRFLPDKAIDLMDEAAAKLRMEVDSVPEELDEIMRKIKQLEIEREAIRRENDTQKEELLTRQIEDLRAEESEYKAKWQSEKEIINKIQQDKIDIENAKFEAERAEREGDYGKVAELRYGTIKEKETEIEELQKQLHERQGGRAMIKEEVDAEDIADVVSRWTGIPVSKMLQSEREKLLHLEEELHKRVVGQEEAISAVADAVRRNRAGLSDPKRPVGSFIFLGTTGVGKTELAKALAEYLFDDENMMTRIDMSEYQEKFSATRLIGAPPGYVGYDEGGQLTEAIRRKPYSVVLFDEIEKAHPDVFNILLQVLDDGRLTDNKGRVVNFKNTIIIMTSNMGSNLIRENFERITPSNREEIIENTRNLVMDMLKRTIRPEFLNRIDDIIMFAPLKEDEIEQIVRIQLGAVGKMLSENGIELRYTDEAVRSISVAGFDPEFGARPVKRLIQRKVLNQLSKDLLAGKVDKTKPVIIDAIDDTVFFRN, translated from the coding sequence ATGAACTTTAATAATTTTACAATAAAAGCCCAGGAGGCGGTACAGAAGGCTATCGAACTGGCACAGGGAAACAATCAGCAGATGATTGAGCCGGCACACCTGCTCAAAGGGGTGATGCTGGTAGGCGAAAATATAACCAGTTTTCTGTTTCAGAAACTGGGTGTAAATCCTCAAAATCTGGAGAGAGTGCTCGACAAGGAAATTGAGTCTTTTCCCCGTGTATCAGGTGGCGACCCGATGTTAAGCCGGGAGACTAATGCCGTTTTCCAGAAAGCGAACGATTTCACCAGCAAGATGGGTGACCAGTTCGTATCGCTGGAACATCTGCTGTTAGCAATCCTGGATGAAAAGAACAGTGCATCTCAGATGATGAAAGATGCGGGCATTTCACTGAACCAGTTGCAGGCAGCTATTCAGGATTTACGTAAAGGACAAAAGGTGACAAGCCAGTCGGCCGAAGATACTTACCAGTCGCTGGGCAAATATGCTGTGAATCTGACCGAACGTGCCCGTAACGGTAAACTTGACCCTGTTATCGGACGTGATGAAGAGATCCGTCGTGTTTTGCAGATCCTGAGCCGGCGCACAAAGAACAATCCTATCCTGATCGGTGAACCGGGAACAGGGAAGACTGCGATTGCCGAAGGATTGGCATACCGTATCGTGCGGGGTGATGTACCGGAGAACCTCAAGAGCAAACAGATATATTCTCTGGATATGGGAGCGCTGATTGCCGGTGCAAAATATAAGGGTGAGTTCGAGGAACGGTTGAAGTCAGTAATCAACGAAGTGGTGAAGTCGGATGGAGAGATCATCCTTTTCATTGATGAAATTCATACGCTGGTCGGTGCCGGAAAGAGTGAAGGCGCAATGGATGCCGCCAATATCCTGAAACCTGCCCTGGCGCGTGGTGAATTGCGTGCTATCGGAGCTACTACGCTGGATGAATACCAGAAGTATTTTGAAAAGGATAAAGCATTGGAACGTCGTTTCCAGACAGTGATGGTGGACGAACCGAGTGAATCGGATACAATCTCGATCCTCCGTGGGTTGAAAGAAAGGTACGAAAACCATCATAAGGTACGTATCAAAGACGAAGCGATTATTGCTGCCGTACAACTGTCGAGCCGCTATATTACGGATCGTTTCCTGCCTGACAAGGCGATCGACCTGATGGACGAGGCGGCCGCCAAACTGCGTATGGAAGTCGATTCTGTTCCTGAAGAGCTGGACGAGATCATGCGGAAAATCAAGCAGTTGGAGATCGAACGTGAAGCAATACGTCGTGAAAATGATACCCAGAAAGAGGAGTTACTTACCAGGCAGATTGAAGATTTACGTGCCGAAGAGTCGGAATATAAAGCCAAATGGCAGTCTGAAAAAGAAATTATCAACAAGATCCAGCAGGACAAGATCGACATTGAAAATGCCAAGTTTGAAGCAGAACGGGCCGAGCGCGAAGGTGATTACGGTAAGGTCGCTGAATTACGTTATGGTACGATCAAGGAGAAAGAGACTGAGATCGAAGAACTGCAAAAACAGTTGCATGAACGCCAGGGTGGACGTGCGATGATTAAAGAAGAGGTGGATGCTGAAGATATTGCCGATGTAGTATCGCGGTGGACCGGTATTCCGGTGAGTAAGATGCTGCAGAGCGAACGAGAGAAACTGCTTCATCTCGAAGAAGAACTTCATAAACGTGTTGTCGGCCAGGAGGAAGCTATCTCTGCCGTAGCTGACGCAGTGCGGCGTAACCGTGCCGGATTGAGCGACCCGAAACGTCCTGTCGGTTCTTTCATCTTCTTGGGTACAACGGGTGTTGGTAAGACGGAGTTGGCGAAAGCGCTGGCAGAATACCTCTTCGATGATGAGAATATGATGACCCGTATCGATATGAGCGAGTATCAGGAGAAATTCAGTGCTACCCGGCTGATTGGAGCACCTCCGGGATATGTGGGGTATGATGAAGGTGGACAACTCACTGAAGCGATCCGTCGTAAACCCTATTCAGTGGTATTGTTTGATGAGATTGAAAAGGCCCATCCGGATGTGTTCAATATCCTGTTGCAGGTGCTGGATGACGGCCGGTTGACCGATAACAAGGGTAGGGTGGTGAATTTCAAAAATACCATTATCATCATGACCTCTAACATGGGGTCGAACCTGATCCGTGAGAATTTTGAAAGGATCACTCCTTCGAACCGTGAAGAGATTATCGAAAATACCCGGAATCTGGTGATGGATATGCTGAAAAGAACTATCCGCCCGGAATTTTTGAACCGGATCGACGATATTATTATGTTTGCTCCGCTAAAGGAGGATGAAATCGAACAGATTGTCCGTATCCAACTCGGTGCTGTAGGAAAAATGTTGTCGGAGAACGGTATCGAACTGAGGTACACCGACGAAGCGGTCAGAAGCATTTCTGTAGCCGGTTTTGATCCTGAGTTCGGAGCACGTCCCGTGAAACGGTTGATCCAGCGCAAGGTGCTGAACCAGCTTTCGAAAGACCTGTTGGCAGGAAAGGTGGATAAGACAAAACCGGTCATTATCGACGCCATCGACGATACGGTCTTTTTCAGGAATTGA
- a CDS encoding outer membrane protein assembly factor BamB family protein, producing MRKIVLGLLLLISLTGFSQKNQINVLSNEKTLGKSLIDSSEIKGLEYVFPERIHETFIDTTNGFLTVQLRGLRKEKWLSNTGNIIQYDIKNQKVLWSKKIAYQSSNLQQFSNTMIYTVANKSYCLDIITGNELWEVKNNIYFVDPIDNIGIGYKFKSSTGYSNELEGIDLKNGNVLWKRDLNREYGWNDVFYTNDSTMIVVAAGLHSIDIKTGKGWDYNTITGKKDYTGTAAANAVGVGLGLLTGTFVMSTGHDLVRDLVSNTITDSSSIYLASKEQLVKIDKQSGETIWKFPFSNDLASKSSIFMNDSVIFMINKGMAFMGYRQLDFGKPFFAAFDRQTGKQKYLSLINVKDDPILSYQIQNREIFLVFKNRISKYSMETGNLIAEKDFPKDNVGELKYFVGNQVFITNQNGDLMSLPQSDSTKVFVFTSQGKTLSIDSELNISKTIEYDDLSIYYLRTKNFKFIAKDKKTLVINNTGQRIAEIDATSNAFLIGNTLYDTQDKSFVTIDLSEMIKNE from the coding sequence ATGAGAAAAATAGTATTAGGACTTTTACTTTTAATTTCGCTAACTGGATTTAGCCAAAAGAATCAAATTAATGTATTGAGTAATGAGAAAACATTAGGCAAAAGCCTTATCGATAGCTCTGAAATAAAAGGTTTAGAATACGTATTTCCTGAAAGAATTCATGAAACATTTATTGATACAACAAATGGATTTTTAACTGTTCAATTGCGTGGACTTAGAAAAGAAAAATGGCTTAGCAATACTGGAAATATTATCCAATATGACATTAAAAATCAAAAAGTATTATGGAGTAAAAAGATTGCTTACCAGTCAAGCAATCTACAGCAATTCAGTAACACAATGATTTATACCGTTGCTAATAAAAGTTATTGTCTTGATATTATTACTGGAAATGAACTTTGGGAAGTTAAAAACAACATATACTTTGTTGACCCAATTGATAATATTGGCATCGGATACAAATTCAAAAGCTCAACTGGATATTCCAATGAACTTGAAGGAATTGATTTAAAAAATGGCAATGTACTTTGGAAAAGAGATTTAAATAGAGAATATGGTTGGAATGATGTTTTTTACACAAATGATTCAACAATGATTGTTGTTGCTGCTGGATTACATTCAATAGATATAAAAACGGGAAAAGGCTGGGATTACAACACGATTACAGGAAAAAAAGATTACACAGGAACAGCTGCTGCAAATGCGGTTGGAGTTGGTTTAGGTTTGCTTACAGGCACATTCGTTATGTCTACTGGACATGATTTAGTAAGAGATTTGGTATCTAATACTATAACTGACAGTTCCAGTATATATTTGGCTTCAAAAGAACAACTTGTAAAAATCGACAAACAATCAGGTGAAACAATATGGAAGTTCCCATTTTCAAACGACTTAGCAAGTAAATCTTCTATCTTCATGAATGATAGCGTAATATTTATGATTAATAAGGGAATGGCATTTATGGGTTACAGACAATTAGATTTTGGTAAGCCCTTCTTTGCGGCATTTGATAGACAGACTGGTAAACAGAAATACTTATCATTAATAAATGTAAAAGACGACCCTATTCTCAGTTATCAGATACAAAACAGAGAAATCTTTTTAGTATTTAAAAACAGAATTTCAAAGTATTCAATGGAAACTGGGAATTTGATTGCTGAAAAAGACTTTCCGAAAGACAATGTTGGAGAACTAAAATATTTTGTAGGTAATCAAGTATTTATTACAAATCAAAATGGAGATTTAATGAGTCTTCCACAATCTGATTCCACCAAAGTATTTGTTTTTACAAGTCAAGGTAAAACATTATCCATTGACAGCGAATTAAATATTTCAAAAACAATAGAATACGATGATTTAAGTATTTATTATTTGAGAACAAAGAATTTTAAGTTTATTGCAAAAGATAAAAAGACTTTGGTTATTAATAATACTGGACAAAGAATTGCTGAAATTGATGCGACCTCAAATGCCTTCCTGATTGGTAATACTTTATATGACACACAAGACAAGAGTTTTGTAACAATTGATTTGAGTGAAATGATTAAAAATGAATAA
- the istB gene encoding IS21-like element helper ATPase IstB yields MKQIENMKQYAGILRLGYLSKNLQPMLHQASIDTPGYADFLENMLIKELEQRQLNDYRRRTKLARLPRAHELDEYDYKASSSIGIRQMTQLRELLWVDQLYNLVLMGPSGTGKTYLAGGLVNDAIKKGYRAYFTTMADLIGVLNRKEIISSAMSTYKRYTKAHLIAIDDIMMFPVQKSEAVALFNLINHLHEQCSIIITTNKSPSQWAETLDDEVLATAILDRLLYRCEVIRFEGNGYRMDNRKTFLEKE; encoded by the coding sequence ATGAAGCAGATAGAAAACATGAAGCAATATGCCGGCATACTTCGTTTGGGATACCTGAGCAAAAACTTGCAGCCGATGCTTCACCAGGCGAGCATAGATACACCGGGATACGCGGACTTCCTGGAGAACATGCTTATAAAAGAGCTAGAGCAGCGACAGCTGAATGATTACCGGCGCAGGACTAAACTGGCCCGTCTGCCACGTGCACACGAGCTTGACGAGTACGATTACAAGGCCTCGAGCAGCATCGGCATAAGGCAGATGACACAGCTCAGGGAGCTGCTCTGGGTCGATCAGCTATACAACCTGGTGCTGATGGGGCCAAGCGGTACGGGCAAAACATACCTGGCCGGGGGACTGGTCAATGATGCCATCAAGAAAGGTTATAGGGCCTATTTTACCACCATGGCTGACCTGATAGGCGTGCTCAACAGGAAAGAAATCATCTCATCGGCAATGAGCACCTACAAGCGATACACCAAGGCACACCTGATTGCCATAGATGACATCATGATGTTCCCGGTGCAAAAGAGTGAAGCGGTGGCTCTGTTCAATCTGATCAATCACCTGCATGAGCAGTGCTCGATCATCATCACCACTAACAAGTCACCCAGCCAGTGGGCGGAGACACTGGATGATGAAGTGTTAGCCACAGCCATCCTGGATCGACTGCTATATCGTTGCGAGGTGATCAGGTTCGAGGGAAACGGTTACCGTATGGACAACCGGAAAACTTTCCTTGAGAAAGAATAA
- a CDS encoding tyrosine-type recombinase/integrase — translation MDFRDKRYHFEPGEYNGKRVIWIRFEKDNQLISYLRNHTKARWSASEKSWYITDNRYYRELFGLKPVIAGKEVLRKIHAKNLPALKRFQEQIILKGYSENTLRTYTLEFAQLLYILKSYPVDELTPDRLRGYFLYCHRTLKLSESEIHSRINAIKFYYEQVLHREKMFFDIPRPKKPQTLPKMLNKKEVQKIIEVTQNPKHRLMLKLAYGMGLRVSELVSLKISDIDSTAMLVRIEQGKGKKDRVVPLPESVRLEDMRSYYKDYRPKIYLFEGQHEGQYSIRSAQQVFKSGLKKAGIKKQIGIHGLRHSYATHLLETGTDIRFIKDLLGHQSVKTTEIYTHVTDLSKSKIKSPLDSL, via the coding sequence ATGGATTTTAGAGATAAAAGATATCATTTTGAGCCGGGTGAATATAATGGCAAGCGGGTGATTTGGATTAGGTTCGAAAAAGACAACCAACTTATTTCCTATCTGCGCAATCATACAAAAGCAAGATGGTCAGCATCGGAGAAATCATGGTATATTACCGATAACCGATATTATCGTGAGTTGTTTGGTTTGAAGCCGGTGATTGCCGGTAAAGAAGTCCTGAGAAAAATTCATGCTAAAAACCTACCAGCTCTAAAACGGTTTCAGGAACAGATAATACTGAAAGGGTACAGCGAAAATACGCTTCGAACCTATACGCTGGAATTTGCTCAATTGCTGTACATCCTTAAATCGTATCCGGTTGATGAGCTTACTCCTGATCGGTTACGTGGTTATTTTCTTTATTGCCACCGGACGCTGAAGTTGTCGGAAAGTGAAATCCATAGCCGTATCAACGCAATAAAATTCTACTATGAACAAGTGTTACACCGTGAGAAAATGTTCTTTGATATTCCACGTCCCAAAAAACCGCAGACACTTCCAAAAATGCTCAATAAGAAGGAAGTGCAAAAAATTATTGAAGTTACCCAAAATCCGAAACATAGACTGATGTTGAAACTTGCTTATGGTATGGGATTACGTGTCAGCGAACTGGTCAGCCTGAAAATTTCGGATATCGACAGTACCGCCATGTTAGTCCGTATAGAACAGGGTAAAGGAAAAAAAGACCGTGTAGTTCCCCTCCCGGAATCAGTACGACTTGAAGATATGCGAAGTTATTACAAGGACTATCGTCCTAAAATATATCTCTTCGAAGGACAGCATGAAGGGCAATATTCCATCCGGAGTGCCCAACAAGTTTTTAAATCGGGATTAAAAAAGGCTGGAATCAAAAAACAAATCGGCATACATGGGCTGCGCCACAGTTATGCCACACACCTGTTGGAAACCGGTACTGATATACGTTTTATCAAGGATTTGCTTGGGCACCAATCCGTTAAAACGACCGAAATCTATACACACGTTACCGATCTGTCGAAGTCAAAAATAAAAAGTCCGCTCGATTCCTTGTAA